ATCCATTGTGGACACCGTGAATGCGAATATCCAGCAAGACCCAGTCTGTCTCCACCACTTGACGAATGCGGATTGTATTGTCGAGACTGTTTCCACCTGCGTTTCGCCCGATAGCATTCCCAATAGCTGAAGGCACAAAGTCCGCCATCACGGCAAGAGCACTGGAACTCATGGGCAGGTCTTCACGCATTCGCGCCCACAAGACGACATGGCCATCTTCACTCAGACCACCCTTCTTGCGCTCTTCGCCATAGCGTCCTTTCACAACACGCACATCGATACGGCCATGCAGATCATCGCGGTCCTCTTGCCAATGATCAACGGAGGCACAATCCTCCGGCGGCACGACATCAGGCTTCTCCGCCCATTGAGCAGAATATTCGCTGGGTCGTTCGCCAAGCGCTGCGTTTACCGTAAAAATCTCCCGGTCACCCACATGGCCAACCACACGTGCTTGCGTATTGTATTTGCCAGACACCGGCACGAGTACGTCCAGGTCGACAATCTCGCCAACACGCGCGAATGACAAATATTGCGCAGCCGCCCAAACAGTTGGCCGTCCCGTCGTCTCTTCAATAGCTCGAATGGATGAAGCAAGGCCGACACCACCGAAAAGAAAGAGCTTCCCTGGAGGACCTACGCTCAGCTTGTCTTCAACAGGCAGGTAATATCGATTGGGGTTATGAGTTGGT
The DNA window shown above is from Parvibaculaceae bacterium PLY_AMNH_Bact1 and carries:
- a CDS encoding thioesterase family protein (Derived by automated computational analysis using gene prediction method: Protein Homology.); amino-acid sequence: MPDIAASKDHLFDLQPTHNPNRYYLPVEDKLSVGPPGKLFLFGGVGLASSIRAIEETTGRPTVWAAAQYLSFARVGEIVDLDVLVPVSGKYNTQARVVGHVGDREIFTVNAALGERPSEYSAQWAEKPDVVPPEDCASVDHWQEDRDDLHGRIDVRVVKGRYGEERKKGGLSEDGHVVLWARMREDLPMSSSALAVMADFVPSAIGNAIGRNAGGNSLDNTIRIRQVVETDWVLLDIRIHGVHNGFAHGRMHLFAENGELMASASQSVILRIHD